In a genomic window of Comamonadaceae bacterium OTU4NAUVB1:
- a CDS encoding response regulator transcription factor, whose amino-acid sequence MAFRTYLVEDNPVIRENLVGFLEDVADTTVVAHASTEDEAVHWLHDHRDDWDLAIVDLFLQQGNGLGVVGACRDRAAHQKVVVLSNYATSDMRERSRALGADAFFDKSAEIDQLLAYCETAHRAP is encoded by the coding sequence ATGGCTTTCAGGACTTACCTGGTCGAAGACAACCCCGTCATCCGCGAGAACCTGGTCGGATTTCTCGAAGACGTCGCCGACACGACCGTCGTCGCCCACGCCAGCACCGAGGACGAGGCCGTGCACTGGCTCCACGACCACCGCGACGACTGGGACCTGGCCATCGTCGACCTGTTCCTCCAGCAGGGCAACGGCCTGGGTGTCGTCGGGGCGTGCCGCGACCGGGCGGCCCATCAGAAGGTGGTGGTGTTGAGCAACTACGCCACCAGCGACATGCGCGAGCGCTCGCGTGCCCTCGGCGCCGATGCCTTCTTCGACAAGTCGGCCGAGATCGACCAGCTCCTGGCCTACTGCGAGACCGCGCACCGCGCGCCCTGA
- the gshA gene encoding glutamate--cysteine ligase, which yields MSKLQERLAALAPDRLRGMRRGIEKESLRAQPDGLLALTPHPAALGSALTHPHITTDFSESQVELITGVHASVEAALDELTDVHRFTYGVLDAAGDERLWVSSMPCGLPADETIPIGRYGHSNVGRAKSVYRMGLGHRYGRRMQTISGIHYNWSLPGVSSEQYFALIRNFRRHAFLLLYLFGASPALCKSFVEGRPHELQPIGEGTMHMPHGTSLRMGRLGYQSEAQASLEVSYNGLEGYGASLQEALTRPWPAYESIGVQNPGGEYNQLATSLLQIENEFYGTIRPKRVIHPGERPLHALRERGVEYVEVRLMDLDPFETVGIAAPTIRFLDVFLLHCLLEDSPRDTPQEIAELAHNQDLTAARGREPGLRLRRGGQEIALVDWARELVAQCRPIAEAMDAVQGGRLHAEALAAAVAALDDPSLLPSARVLDAMATQHADSFTSFVRARSEATRLALLAAPLPPATHARFEQESIASVDAQKHVEAGDTMPFEIYRQQYVSPARLGRSTGAGRPRRSIAAV from the coding sequence ATGAGCAAACTACAGGAGCGGCTGGCGGCGCTGGCGCCCGACCGGCTGAGAGGCATGCGCCGCGGCATCGAGAAGGAAAGCCTGCGCGCGCAGCCCGACGGCCTGCTGGCGCTCACGCCGCACCCGGCGGCGCTGGGCTCGGCCCTGACGCATCCGCACATCACGACCGACTTCAGCGAATCGCAGGTCGAACTCATCACGGGGGTGCACGCCAGCGTGGAGGCGGCCCTCGACGAGTTGACCGACGTGCACCGCTTCACCTACGGCGTGCTCGACGCCGCCGGCGACGAGCGCCTGTGGGTGTCGAGCATGCCTTGCGGGCTGCCGGCCGACGAGACCATCCCGATCGGGCGCTACGGCCATTCCAACGTCGGGCGCGCCAAGAGCGTCTACCGCATGGGTCTGGGCCACCGCTACGGGCGGCGCATGCAGACCATCTCGGGCATCCACTACAACTGGTCGCTCCCGGGCGTGTCCAGCGAGCAGTATTTCGCGCTGATCCGCAATTTCCGCCGCCATGCCTTCCTGCTGCTCTACCTGTTCGGCGCCTCCCCGGCGCTGTGCAAGAGCTTCGTCGAGGGCCGGCCGCACGAACTGCAGCCGATCGGCGAGGGCACCATGCACATGCCCCACGGCACCTCGCTGCGCATGGGGCGTCTGGGCTACCAGAGCGAGGCGCAGGCGTCGCTGGAGGTCAGCTACAACGGCCTGGAAGGCTACGGCGCGTCGCTGCAGGAGGCGCTCACGCGGCCCTGGCCGGCCTACGAATCCATCGGCGTGCAGAACCCGGGCGGCGAGTACAACCAGCTCGCCACCAGCCTGCTGCAGATCGAGAACGAGTTCTACGGCACCATCCGGCCCAAGCGCGTGATCCATCCCGGCGAGCGCCCGCTGCATGCCCTGCGCGAGCGCGGCGTGGAGTACGTGGAGGTGCGGCTGATGGACCTCGACCCGTTCGAGACCGTGGGCATCGCGGCCCCGACGATCCGCTTCCTCGACGTCTTCCTGCTGCACTGCCTGCTCGAGGACAGCCCGCGCGACACGCCCCAGGAGATCGCCGAACTGGCGCACAACCAGGACCTGACGGCCGCGCGCGGCCGCGAACCGGGCCTGCGGCTGCGGCGCGGTGGCCAGGAGATCGCGCTGGTCGACTGGGCGCGCGAACTGGTCGCGCAGTGCCGTCCCATCGCCGAGGCGATGGACGCGGTGCAGGGCGGCCGGCTGCACGCCGAAGCCCTCGCGGCGGCCGTCGCGGCCCTGGACGACCCGAGCCTGCTGCCGTCGGCGCGGGTGCTCGACGCCATGGCGACGCAGCACGCGGACTCGTTCACGTCCTTCGTGCGCGCCCGCTCGGAGGCCACCCGCCTGGCGCTGCTCGCGGCGCCGCTGCCGCCGGCGACCCATGCGCGTTTCGAGCAGGAGAGCATCGCCTCCGTCGACGCGCAGAAGCACGTCGAGGCCGGCGACACCATGCCCTTCGAGATCTACCGCCAGCAGTACGTGTCGCCGGCACGGCTGGGCAGATCGACGGGCGCCGGCCGGCCGCGGCGCTCCATCGCGGCGGTCTGA
- a CDS encoding SDR family NAD(P)-dependent oxidoreductase, with translation MSSIDFSGRVAIVTGAGGGLGRAHALALARRGAKVVVNDLGGARDGSGGSVGAAQAVVDEIRAAGGEAIADGASVTDFDAVQAMVRTAIDTWGRVDILVNNAGILRDKSFAKMALDDFRLVLDVHLMGAVNCTKAVWAHMTERRYGRIVMTTSSSGLYGNFGQSNYGAAKMALVGLMQTLSIEGAKHDIRVNCLAPTAATRMTQDLMPPEVLAALEPEAVVPAMLVLASQDAPNRTVLCAGAGGFEAAHVTLTRGVFIGTGDDAPERLAARLDEVLERGSGETVPQSGAAQGTVEVGKAMAAASRR, from the coding sequence ATGAGCAGCATCGATTTTTCCGGCCGCGTCGCCATCGTCACCGGCGCGGGCGGCGGCCTCGGCCGGGCCCACGCCCTGGCGCTGGCGCGGCGCGGCGCGAAGGTCGTCGTCAACGACCTGGGCGGCGCGCGTGACGGCTCGGGCGGGTCGGTCGGGGCGGCGCAGGCCGTGGTCGACGAGATCCGTGCCGCCGGCGGGGAGGCGATCGCCGATGGCGCCTCGGTCACCGACTTCGACGCCGTCCAGGCCATGGTCCGCACGGCCATCGACACCTGGGGCCGCGTCGACATCCTGGTCAACAACGCCGGCATCCTGCGCGACAAGAGCTTCGCGAAGATGGCGCTGGACGATTTCCGTCTGGTGCTCGACGTGCACCTGATGGGCGCCGTGAACTGCACCAAGGCCGTCTGGGCCCACATGACCGAGCGCAGGTACGGCCGCATCGTCATGACGACCTCGTCGTCCGGTCTCTACGGCAACTTCGGCCAGAGCAACTACGGCGCGGCCAAGATGGCGCTGGTCGGCCTGATGCAGACCCTGAGCATCGAAGGTGCCAAGCACGACATCCGCGTCAACTGCCTCGCGCCGACGGCCGCCACGCGCATGACCCAGGACCTGATGCCGCCCGAGGTCCTCGCCGCACTGGAGCCCGAGGCGGTGGTGCCGGCGATGCTGGTGCTGGCCTCGCAGGACGCGCCCAACCGCACCGTGCTGTGCGCGGGCGCCGGCGGGTTCGAGGCCGCGCACGTCACGCTGACCCGGGGCGTGTTCATCGGCACCGGCGACGACGCGCCGGAACGCCTCGCAGCGCGGCTCGACGAGGTGCTCGAGCGCGGCAGCGGCGAGACCGTGCCGCAGAGCGGTGCCGCGCAAGGCACCGTCGAGGTCGGCAAGGCGATGGCCGCGGCGTCGCGGCGCTGA
- a CDS encoding CBS domain-containing protein encodes MKPVSALLQRRSNDGLYSTSPDATVFDALHVLADHEVGALVVLRGDVLAGVFSERDYTRKVALQGRNSRDVKVADIMTADVVTVAPDTLTHECMALMSQKRIRHLPVVDGTRVVGMLSIRDLMDDLIADHEQTIDQLRTYIQS; translated from the coding sequence ATGAAGCCCGTATCCGCCCTGCTGCAGCGCCGTTCCAACGACGGCCTCTACAGCACCAGCCCCGACGCCACCGTCTTCGATGCCCTGCACGTGCTGGCCGACCACGAGGTCGGGGCGCTGGTCGTGCTGCGGGGCGACGTGCTCGCGGGCGTGTTCTCCGAGCGCGACTACACGCGCAAGGTGGCGTTGCAGGGGCGCAATTCGCGCGACGTGAAGGTGGCCGACATCATGACCGCCGACGTGGTCACGGTGGCGCCGGACACCCTCACGCACGAATGCATGGCGCTCATGAGCCAGAAACGCATCCGCCACCTCCCGGTGGTCGACGGCACCCGGGTGGTGGGCATGCTGTCGATCCGCGACCTGATGGACGACCTCATCGCCGACCACGAGCAGACGATCGACCAGCTGCGCACCTACATCCAGAGCTGA
- a CDS encoding restriction endonuclease, which translates to MDLVARLPWWVGIGLAIASHVLLDRLSVPTSTPMQAGQMGAFVQHALIAGFASIGRWLVPLLCVVGAAVSFARRRRRRALVDTVTGSDAASALERLSWHDFELLVGESFRQRGWQVVEQGGARADGGVDLLLRRERETFVVQCKQWKAFKVGVGVVRDLYGVMAARGAAGGFVVTSGTFTAAARDFAEGRNVTLIDGPALLALIGPVRAVDMPSSSSVSMPAPVSMPEAPRTEVGAPSATARAPLVPEGDAAAPACPTCEATMVRRTARTGARAGSSFWGCSRFPSCRGTR; encoded by the coding sequence ATGGACCTGGTTGCGAGGTTGCCGTGGTGGGTCGGCATCGGGCTGGCGATCGCCAGCCACGTGCTGCTCGATCGCTTGTCCGTTCCCACATCGACCCCGATGCAGGCGGGCCAGATGGGCGCCTTCGTGCAGCACGCGCTGATCGCCGGGTTCGCCTCGATCGGCCGCTGGCTGGTGCCGCTGCTGTGCGTGGTTGGAGCGGCGGTGTCTTTCGCGAGGCGTCGCAGACGCAGGGCGCTGGTCGACACGGTCACCGGTTCCGATGCCGCGTCGGCGCTCGAGCGCCTGTCGTGGCACGACTTCGAACTGCTCGTGGGCGAGTCGTTCCGGCAACGGGGCTGGCAGGTCGTGGAGCAGGGCGGCGCGCGGGCCGACGGCGGGGTGGACCTGCTGCTGCGCAGGGAGCGCGAGACCTTCGTCGTGCAATGCAAGCAGTGGAAGGCGTTCAAGGTCGGCGTTGGCGTGGTGCGCGACCTCTACGGCGTAATGGCCGCGCGCGGGGCGGCGGGCGGTTTCGTCGTCACCTCGGGCACGTTCACCGCGGCGGCGCGCGATTTCGCCGAGGGGCGCAACGTGACCCTGATCGATGGCCCCGCGCTGTTGGCGCTGATCGGGCCGGTACGGGCGGTGGACATGCCGTCGTCGTCGTCCGTGTCGATGCCGGCGCCGGTGTCGATGCCAGAGGCGCCACGAACGGAGGTCGGTGCGCCTTCGGCGACGGCGCGCGCACCCCTGGTCCCGGAGGGCGACGCCGCGGCTCCGGCCTGCCCGACCTGCGAGGCGACGATGGTGCGACGCACGGCCCGCACGGGCGCCCGGGCCGGGTCGTCGTTCTGGGGCTGCTCGCGTTTCCCGTCGTGCAGAGGCACGCGATGA
- a CDS encoding DUF4124 domain-containing protein — MKRVAAIVPGGIRVGLAGAAVCVLAASGTSAQPVYRCTAGRAVVYSHEPCLDARVVDVTPTQGMDRFSGVSRKGADVRRTEQRALMANALRPLTGMDEEQYARAGDRQRLDPQARETCRRLDVLLPQQEARTAQAGTETQRQSHAAALLETRQHRRRLRC; from the coding sequence ATGAAGCGTGTCGCGGCGATCGTCCCAGGCGGCATCCGGGTCGGCCTCGCCGGTGCCGCCGTCTGCGTGCTGGCGGCCTCGGGCACGAGCGCCCAACCGGTCTATCGCTGCACCGCCGGCCGTGCGGTCGTCTATTCGCACGAGCCATGCCTCGACGCGCGGGTCGTCGATGTCACGCCGACGCAGGGCATGGATCGCTTCAGCGGCGTCAGTCGCAAGGGCGCGGACGTGCGGCGGACCGAGCAACGCGCGTTGATGGCCAACGCGCTCAGGCCCCTGACCGGGATGGACGAGGAGCAGTACGCACGCGCCGGCGATCGGCAGCGTCTCGACCCGCAAGCGCGCGAGACGTGCCGTCGACTCGACGTCCTGCTGCCGCAGCAGGAGGCCCGGACCGCGCAGGCCGGTACCGAGACGCAGCGCCAGTCCCATGCGGCGGCGCTGTTGGAGACCCGCCAGCATCGGCGACGGCTGCGCTGCTGA
- the ylqF gene encoding ribosome biogenesis GTPase YlqF, translating to MAIQWFPGHMHLTRKAIGERIKDIDVVIELLDARLPGSSANPMLAELTGHRPGVKVLNKQDVADPARTARWLAHYNAMADTRAIGLDASQTNAVQQLVGACHALAPNRGGMAKPMRVLICGIPNVGKSTLVNTLAGGRKKAKTGDEAGITRLEQRITLADDFYLWDTPGMLWPRIVAPKVGYNLAASGAIGRNAYDEEEVALELLDVLKRSYAAALARRFGLDGDAAAIAGMKDEEILEAIGRKRGALLGKGRVNLQKAAELAMQAFRDGSLGGVTLETPEEFAGWMEEGRRLDEARVEKKAARGRKSPPAPPAPPAPPDA from the coding sequence ATGGCGATCCAGTGGTTCCCCGGTCACATGCACCTGACGCGCAAGGCGATCGGCGAGCGCATCAAGGACATCGACGTCGTCATCGAACTGCTCGACGCGCGACTGCCCGGCTCGAGCGCGAACCCCATGCTGGCCGAGCTCACCGGCCACCGCCCCGGGGTGAAGGTGCTCAACAAGCAGGACGTGGCCGATCCCGCGCGCACCGCGCGATGGCTGGCGCACTACAACGCCATGGCCGACACGCGCGCCATCGGCCTGGACGCGAGCCAGACCAACGCGGTGCAGCAGCTCGTGGGCGCCTGCCATGCGCTGGCGCCCAACCGGGGCGGCATGGCCAAGCCGATGCGGGTGCTGATCTGCGGCATTCCCAACGTGGGCAAGTCGACCCTGGTCAATACGCTCGCGGGTGGGCGCAAGAAGGCCAAGACGGGCGACGAGGCGGGCATCACCCGGCTCGAGCAGCGCATCACGCTGGCCGACGATTTCTACCTGTGGGACACGCCCGGCATGCTGTGGCCGCGCATCGTCGCGCCCAAGGTGGGCTACAACCTGGCCGCGAGCGGCGCCATCGGGCGCAACGCGTACGACGAGGAGGAGGTGGCGCTGGAACTGCTCGACGTGCTCAAGCGTTCCTACGCGGCCGCGCTCGCCCGGCGCTTCGGGCTCGACGGCGATGCCGCGGCCATCGCCGGGATGAAGGACGAGGAGATCCTGGAAGCCATCGGCAGGAAGCGCGGCGCGCTCCTGGGCAAGGGCCGGGTCAACCTGCAGAAGGCCGCCGAACTGGCGATGCAGGCGTTTCGCGATGGCAGCCTGGGCGGCGTCACGCTGGAGACGCCCGAGGAATTCGCCGGCTGGATGGAAGAGGGACGCAGGCTGGACGAGGCCCGCGTCGAGAAGAAGGCCGCGCGTGGCCGCAAATCGCCGCCCGCGCCGCCCGCGCCGCCCGCGCCGCCGGACGCGTGA
- a CDS encoding glutamine--tRNA ligase/YqeY domain fusion protein, whose translation MTSPADKHAAKTAPAPSNFLRHVIEDDLARDAYQGRHWGGAPGDADHHAQGMPDPAKVRMRFPPEPNGYLHIGHAKSIWLNFEMAREYGGVCHLRFDDTNPEKEEQEYVDAIRDAIDWMGYETLLADRPGHPGILQPHEYFASDYFDFMYRAAEYLVGQNLAYVDEQTPEEMRANRGDFNTPGTDSPFRDRAPAENLARFREMRDGRLDDGAAVLRARIDMASPNINLRDPALYRIRRATHHNTGDKWCIYPMYTFAHPIEDALEQITHSICTLEFEDQRPFYDWLLDRLAEGGLIATPHPRQYEFARLNITHVMTSKRRLRQLVEDGHVEGWDDPRMPTLAGLRRRGYTPAALRLFCERSGTTKSGGGWTDYAALEAALRETLDPVAPRAMAVLDPVRLVLTNWGELMGGDDTLDACTAPVHPHHPEMGLRRFQIGRELWIERTDYEDVQPKGFFRLFPGNKVRLKYGHTIECTGATRDADGRLTEVHALLIADTKSGTPGADAVKVKGNITWVAAADAVAAEVRLYERLFAAEKPGGGELLDELNPHSLMKASAFVEPSLTGAADGTGFQFERHGYFVADARAGGDGGRPVFNRAAGMRDGWGK comes from the coding sequence ATGACCTCCCCCGCCGACAAGCACGCCGCGAAGACCGCTCCCGCCCCCAGCAATTTCCTGCGCCACGTCATCGAAGACGACCTCGCCCGCGATGCCTACCAGGGCCGTCACTGGGGCGGTGCGCCCGGCGACGCCGACCACCATGCCCAAGGCATGCCCGACCCCGCGAAAGTGCGCATGCGCTTCCCGCCCGAGCCCAACGGCTACCTGCACATCGGCCATGCCAAGAGCATCTGGCTGAACTTCGAGATGGCGCGCGAATACGGGGGCGTGTGCCACCTGCGCTTCGACGACACCAACCCCGAGAAGGAGGAACAGGAATACGTCGACGCCATCCGCGACGCCATCGACTGGATGGGCTACGAGACCCTGCTGGCCGATCGCCCCGGCCACCCCGGCATCCTGCAGCCGCACGAGTACTTCGCGAGCGACTACTTCGACTTCATGTACCGCGCGGCCGAATACCTCGTCGGCCAGAACCTCGCCTACGTCGACGAGCAGACGCCCGAGGAGATGCGCGCGAACCGGGGCGACTTCAACACCCCCGGCACCGACAGCCCGTTCCGCGACCGTGCCCCGGCCGAGAACCTCGCGCGCTTCCGCGAGATGCGCGACGGCCGGCTCGACGACGGCGCGGCCGTGCTGCGCGCCCGCATCGACATGGCCAGCCCGAACATCAACCTGCGCGACCCGGCGCTCTACCGCATCCGCCGCGCCACGCACCACAACACCGGCGACAAGTGGTGCATCTACCCGATGTACACCTTCGCGCACCCGATCGAGGACGCGCTCGAGCAGATCACGCATTCGATCTGCACGCTGGAGTTCGAGGACCAGCGCCCGTTCTACGACTGGCTGCTCGACCGCCTGGCCGAGGGCGGCCTGATCGCCACCCCGCACCCGCGCCAGTACGAGTTCGCGCGCCTGAACATCACCCACGTGATGACCAGCAAGCGCCGGCTGCGCCAGCTGGTGGAGGACGGCCACGTCGAGGGCTGGGACGACCCGCGCATGCCCACCCTCGCCGGGCTGCGCCGGCGCGGCTACACGCCCGCGGCCCTGCGCCTGTTCTGCGAGCGCAGCGGCACGACCAAGTCCGGCGGCGGCTGGACCGACTACGCCGCGCTGGAAGCCGCCCTGCGCGAGACGCTCGACCCGGTCGCGCCGCGCGCCATGGCGGTGCTCGACCCCGTCAGGCTGGTGCTCACCAACTGGGGCGAACTCATGGGCGGCGACGACACGCTCGACGCCTGCACGGCGCCGGTGCACCCGCACCACCCGGAGATGGGCCTGCGCCGGTTCCAGATCGGCCGCGAACTCTGGATCGAGCGCACCGACTACGAGGACGTCCAGCCCAAGGGCTTCTTCCGCCTGTTCCCCGGCAACAAGGTGCGCCTGAAATACGGCCACACGATCGAATGCACCGGCGCCACGCGCGACGCCGACGGCCGGCTGACCGAGGTCCACGCCCTGCTGATCGCCGACACCAAGAGCGGCACGCCCGGCGCCGACGCCGTCAAGGTCAAGGGCAACATCACCTGGGTGGCGGCGGCCGACGCCGTCGCGGCCGAGGTGCGGCTCTACGAACGCCTGTTCGCGGCCGAGAAGCCCGGCGGCGGCGAACTGCTCGACGAACTCAACCCGCACAGCCTGATGAAGGCATCGGCCTTCGTCGAGCCTTCCCTGACCGGCGCGGCGGACGGCACCGGTTTCCAGTTCGAGCGGCACGGCTACTTCGTCGCCGATGCGAGGGCCGGCGGCGATGGCGGCAGGCCCGTGTTCAACCGCGCGGCGGGGATGCGCGACGGGTGGGGCAAGTAG
- a CDS encoding pseudouridine synthase produces MGNSDRRRTPRSGGEPIPSICGSSSEPIAPPPLIRFHKPYGVLSQFTPEGRWRGLKDFIDLPGVYVAGRLDADSEGLLLLTGDGRMQARIADPRFKMEKVYWVQVEGEPDDAALAALRDGVRLSDGPTRPARARRLDAVPGIGPRDPPIRVRAAIPTTWIELAIREGRNRQVRRMTAAVGHPTLRLVRAAIGPYTLDGLAPGTWLPA; encoded by the coding sequence ATGGGCAACAGCGATCGTCGACGTACCCCTCGATCGGGTGGTGAGCCGATTCCGTCGATTTGCGGCTCATCTTCCGAGCCGATCGCCCCCCCTCCCCTCATCCGCTTCCACAAACCCTACGGCGTCCTGAGCCAGTTCACGCCCGAGGGCCGCTGGCGCGGGCTCAAGGACTTCATCGACCTGCCCGGCGTGTACGTCGCCGGCCGGCTGGACGCCGACAGCGAGGGGCTGCTGCTGCTGACCGGCGACGGCCGGATGCAGGCGCGCATCGCCGATCCGCGCTTCAAGATGGAGAAGGTCTATTGGGTGCAGGTCGAGGGCGAGCCGGACGACGCGGCGCTCGCGGCGCTGCGCGACGGCGTGCGGCTCAGCGACGGACCGACGCGCCCGGCACGCGCGCGGCGCCTGGACGCGGTGCCCGGCATCGGCCCGCGCGATCCGCCGATCCGCGTGCGCGCCGCCATCCCGACCACCTGGATCGAACTCGCCATCCGCGAGGGCCGCAACCGGCAGGTGCGGCGGATGACGGCGGCGGTCGGCCACCCGACGCTGCGGCTGGTCCGCGCGGCCATCGGGCCGTACACGCTCGACGGGCTGGCGCCGGGGACCTGGTTGCCGGCCTGA
- a CDS encoding DNA polymerase III subunit beta — protein MHPSIARHRTEISAICRRYRIRRLDVFASAARADDLDAARSDVDFLVEFAPGVSVGLDTFLGAKADLAQLPGRDVDLVEAGAIRNPLVPSDIDQSRESVHAA, from the coding sequence ATGCACCCCTCCATCGCGCGGCATCGCACCGAGATCTCCGCCATCTGCCGGCGGTATCGCATCCGTCGGCTCGATGTCTTCGCCTCTGCCGCGCGTGCCGACGACTTGGACGCCGCACGCAGCGACGTGGACTTCCTGGTGGAATTTGCGCCCGGTGTCAGCGTCGGCCTCGACACTTTCCTCGGCGCCAAGGCTGATCTGGCGCAGTTGCCGGGACGCGATGTCGATCTCGTCGAAGCCGGGGCGATCCGCAATCCCCTCGTGCCCTCGGACATTGATCAAAGTCGCGAGTCGGTCCATGCGGCGTGA
- a CDS encoding peptidoglycan DD-metalloendopeptidase family protein has translation MPAASTRRTVLAGAGGLIALSALPSRAADTPADVAAAATVWPQSLSVPGGVARLSLGPAAVRPVALENDIPLLVVGDPIEWTAVVGIPLSAAVGARTLVVRVANERERRLGYRVAPKQYSEQRLKVAPGTVDLSAADQARYERERTHLTTVMATFTDTAPGALPQDLRMRVPVPGRRSSSFGLRRVFNGQARSPHSGMDIAAATGTPVVAPLPGRVIDTGDYFFNGGTVWLDHGAGLLTMYCHLSATDCRPGDVLAAGERLGAVGATGRVTGPHLHWSVQLNRAMVDPALFL, from the coding sequence ATGCCCGCCGCCTCGACGCGCCGCACCGTCCTGGCCGGTGCCGGCGGCCTGATCGCGCTGTCGGCCCTGCCCTCGCGGGCTGCGGACACCCCGGCGGACGTCGCCGCGGCCGCGACGGTCTGGCCGCAGTCGCTGTCCGTGCCGGGCGGCGTGGCGCGGCTGTCGCTCGGGCCGGCGGCGGTACGGCCGGTCGCGCTGGAGAACGACATCCCGCTGCTGGTGGTCGGTGATCCCATCGAGTGGACGGCCGTCGTGGGCATCCCGCTGTCGGCGGCGGTGGGTGCGCGGACCCTCGTCGTGCGGGTCGCGAACGAGCGCGAACGGCGCCTGGGCTACCGGGTGGCGCCCAAGCAGTACAGCGAGCAGCGCCTGAAGGTGGCGCCGGGCACGGTCGACCTGTCGGCCGCCGACCAGGCCCGCTACGAACGCGAGCGGACGCACCTCACCACCGTGATGGCCACCTTCACCGACACGGCCCCGGGTGCCCTGCCGCAGGACCTGCGCATGCGGGTGCCGGTGCCGGGCCGGCGCTCCAGTTCGTTCGGCCTGCGCCGCGTGTTCAACGGCCAGGCGCGCAGTCCGCACAGCGGCATGGACATCGCCGCGGCCACCGGCACGCCGGTCGTGGCACCGCTGCCCGGCCGCGTGATCGACACGGGCGACTACTTCTTCAACGGCGGCACGGTCTGGCTCGACCACGGCGCCGGACTGCTGACGATGTACTGCCACCTGAGCGCGACCGACTGCCGCCCCGGCGACGTGCTGGCCGCCGGCGAACGCCTCGGCGCGGTCGGCGCCACCGGCCGCGTCACCGGACCGCACCTGCACTGGAGCGTCCAGCTCAACCGGGCCATGGTCGACCCCGCCCTGTTCCTCTGA
- a CDS encoding DUF86 domain-containing protein produces MIQNFVEGMHASAYATNLMAQAALERKFEVIGEALNRLSKLDATLACRISDLPRIMAFRNQPIHGHANVDVGTVCTVVRTALPVLIDETRALLDELSAA; encoded by the coding sequence ATGATTCAAAACTTTGTCGAAGGCATGCATGCTTCTGCCTACGCGACCAACCTCATGGCTCAGGCCGCGCTGGAACGGAAATTCGAAGTCATCGGTGAAGCGTTGAATCGATTGTCCAAACTGGATGCAACGTTGGCATGCCGTATTTCGGATCTGCCAAGGATCATGGCTTTCCGGAATCAACCCATTCATGGCCATGCGAACGTCGATGTCGGCACGGTCTGCACCGTGGTACGGACGGCGCTTCCAGTGCTGATCGACGAAACCCGCGCGCTTCTCGATGAGTTGAGTGCGGCGTGA
- a CDS encoding hydroxyisourate hydrolase → MQAVSIHVVDVANGVVARGMRVDVVRHESIDGAERWVPVVSGRVGAQGVVDGLDGPEPLFDVGVYELRLHVGDHFRARGTVLPEPAFMDVQVFRFGIADASQHHHLPVKLTPWGLSCFRGA, encoded by the coding sequence ATGCAAGCCGTCTCCATCCACGTCGTCGATGTCGCCAACGGCGTCGTCGCCCGGGGCATGCGTGTCGATGTCGTACGCCATGAATCCATCGACGGTGCCGAGCGCTGGGTGCCGGTCGTCTCCGGCCGGGTCGGCGCTCAGGGCGTGGTCGACGGCCTCGACGGCCCCGAGCCGCTGTTCGACGTCGGCGTGTACGAGCTGCGCCTGCACGTCGGCGACCATTTCCGCGCCCGTGGCACGGTGCTGCCCGAACCGGCCTTCATGGACGTGCAGGTGTTCCGCTTCGGCATCGCCGACGCGTCGCAGCACCATCACCTCCCGGTCAAGTTGACGCCGTGGGGGCTGTCGTGCTTTCGCGGGGCCTGA